One Helianthus annuus cultivar XRQ/B chromosome 7, HanXRQr2.0-SUNRISE, whole genome shotgun sequence genomic region harbors:
- the LOC110867867 gene encoding uncharacterized protein LOC110867867 gives MSFRTDNEYGAQGKSLGPPRKAYMNWAAKMEVGLNTCVPWSMCKEEDAPDPVVRSNPLISFLSFRAGYPCTSMLTGLHLVWQLRSCKYILNTLMQSFQNKGLLCCSFCHMFDERVQGCIMLLLELLRTREAMSHQIFMFEVIFLIVDLFFFPISLLIALCFLARRCYQGSRCLTRFLCIGKFFIEKLNLVIKELVKENDEEKERLNGIIAGLLAEKEKDKVDNDAMLDTMSQIEAVYKYNLKIGYKHLVLNVSMFIVLGFFSYLMF, from the exons ATGAGCTTCAGAACTGATAATGAGTATGGTGCACAAGGGAAGTCACTTGGACCCCCTAGAAAAGCATACATGAATTGGGCCGCAAAAATGGAAGTCGGACTGAACACATGCGTCCCGTGGTCAATGTGCAAGGAAGAGGATGCACCTGACCCCGTG GTTCGCTCCAATCCCCTCATCAGCTTTCTATCATTTAGGGCTGGTTATCCCTGCACCAGTATGCTAACAGGCTTGCATCTTGTTTGGCAACTAAG GTCTTGTAAATATATTCTCAACACACTTATGCAG AGTTTTCAAAATAAGGGCTTGCTTTGTTGCTCCTTCTGTCACATGTTCGATGAAAGGGTTCAAGGATGTATTATG cttctacttgaGCTATTGCGAACGCGAGAAGCGATGTCTCACCAAATTTTCATGTTTGAGGTAATATTTTTGATAGTAGACTTATTTTTTTTTCCCATTTCATTGCTAATAGCTCTTTGTTTTCTCGCACGTAGGTGCTACCAAGGAAGCAGATGTCTAACAAGATTTTTATGCATAGGTAAATTCTTC ATTGAAAAGTTGAACTTAGTTATCAAGGAGCTCGTTAaggaaaatgatgaagaaaaagaaaggcTAAATGGAATTATTGCCGGGttgttggctgaaaaagaaaaagataaggTGGATAACGATGCTATGCTCGATACGATGTCACAAATTGAAGCTGTTTACAAATACAATTTGAAGATAGGCTACAAACATTTGGTTTTAAATGTTTCGATGTTTATCGTATTAGGATTTTTTAGTTATTTGATGTTTTAG